From the Candidatus Dadabacteria bacterium genome, the window CCGATTTCGTTTTCTGGGTTGGAATAGCGCACTCCGGAACGCTTATCTCGGCCATACTTTATCTGTTCCGCGCAAGGTTCAGGATGTCCATATACAGAATTGCGGAGGCCATGACGGTTTTCGCCGTTCTCACCGCAGGACTCTTCCCGATAATCCACCTCGGAAGACCATGGAATTTCCTTTGGCTTATACCCTATCCGAATTCAAGGGAGCTCTGGATAAACTTCAAGTCGCCGCTTGTGTGGGACGTATTCGCCGTAAGCACCTATCTTACGGTAAGCTCGGTGTTCTTCATAGTCGGAATGATTCCCGATATCGCCGCGATAAGGGACAAGGTCAAAGAAGTTCCGAGAAAGATCATATACTCGATTCTTTCCTTCGGATGGAAGGGATCAAACAAGGAATGGCTTCACTATACGAGGGCCTATCTTTATTTCGCGGCTCTCGCCACTCCTCTTGTTCTCTCGGTTCACAGCGTCGTGTCCTGGGACTTCGCGATGGGCAACGTTCCCGGATGGCACACCACCATATTCCCGCCGTACTTCGTTGCCGGAGCTATTTTCTCCGGACTTGCGATGGTTATCACGCTTACCATACCGATAAGGAAGATTTTCCATCTTGAGGACTACATAACGCTTGATAACTATGACGGCATGGCGAAGCTCATAATTCTGACTTCCTGCATAGTCGGCTACGCATATGCTGCGGAATTCTTCATGGCGTGGTACAGCGGAAGTCCTTATGAGTGGGGACAGTTTGTTTACAGGGCGACCGGAGAGTACGCGTTTTTCTACTGGACGATGGTGATATGCAACTGCGTTGTCCCGATAGCGTTCTGGTGGGAGAAAGTTAGAAAGAACATAAAGGCGCTTTTCGTCATCTCCATACTGAT encodes:
- the nrfD gene encoding polysulfide reductase NrfD, which encodes MSQTQQTPLTYARITEDVVRMVDKPSGKWWALFLPTVALVGLGAMCFFYQVAEGLGVAGYRHPVFWGVYITDFVFWVGIAHSGTLISAILYLFRARFRMSIYRIAEAMTVFAVLTAGLFPIIHLGRPWNFLWLIPYPNSRELWINFKSPLVWDVFAVSTYLTVSSVFFIVGMIPDIAAIRDKVKEVPRKIIYSILSFGWKGSNKEWLHYTRAYLYFAALATPLVLSVHSVVSWDFAMGNVPGWHTTIFPPYFVAGAIFSGLAMVITLTIPIRKIFHLEDYITLDNYDGMAKLIILTSCIVGYAYAAEFFMAWYSGSPYEWGQFVYRATGEYAFFYWTMVICNCVVPIAFWWEKVRKNIKALFVISILINIGMWFERFNIIVISLSRDFEPGAWGIYKISFVEAGITIGSFAWFFMFFLLFVKTLPAVSIAEMKEILPVPKKGG